A single region of the Abditibacteriota bacterium genome encodes:
- a CDS encoding glycoside hydrolase family 127 protein, translating to MKNPRHTLDYKQEPVLTRDWRTACEFRGFFGEQAENLKDNWAATLEKQNPSMLELFRKREECPEVLPWSGEFPGKFLRSLVYLRRMAGDEELREYIYGFVGRIIDLQADNGYLGVWSKPYQLTGIGHKSICGKVSWDLWNHYHIMHGMLLWYEDTGDQRALDCAVKMADLVCEKFLDDPIRLAWTDSGYCNWAIGHSMAYLYKITGDEKYLKFCQNMIDKVFPDPHFNLNFLNRALAGEAWYQNNGAGGIRWEALHSALIIPEMYFLTGNEDYRTATENIFHGIARYDRHNNGAWTSMEQANGNPWDVRSEETCCTIAWEALGVEALRATGNSLYADELEVTVCNAALGFLSRDGRWTSYNTPMDGMVVPSDPNLWEAARNNGIDCCTVNAIRGLAIVTDWALMSGKEGPALNWYGDSVLTGYYKDMPVTLEVSGGYPRNGSVSIAVSPGSEASFTLSLRIPSWSRETSVSVNGRSVKGVKSGGYLKIKRDWQKGDRIDIGFDMSLRYQTGHEESEGKVCIYRGPVLLALQKKSPADYARYGEDWQEWLRARHLPYFHGLRSVKPGSRIRYEFEGDYCAWTYNRFNDAGIADVYIDGKLADTVDLYREGVDAGDLFGYNQGRKDLFLSTVWEKEGLGPGRHTLEIEVTGQKQEASLDCAVNVIEFLDRRSAPVIDVSALKNAVVKDDPEGTLGIAVQLRDTDGNTVTLTDYDSAAETGSFFATWIKGTGQKDMPYEKGNPFRLDK from the coding sequence ATGAAAAACCCCCGACACACACTGGACTACAAGCAGGAGCCGGTCTTGACGAGAGACTGGCGGACGGCCTGCGAATTCAGAGGCTTTTTCGGCGAGCAGGCCGAGAACCTGAAGGACAACTGGGCAGCCACTCTGGAGAAGCAAAATCCCTCCATGCTGGAGCTGTTCCGCAAGAGAGAGGAATGCCCCGAGGTCCTGCCCTGGTCCGGCGAGTTTCCCGGCAAGTTCCTCCGGAGCCTGGTGTATCTCCGGCGCATGGCGGGAGACGAGGAGCTGAGGGAATACATCTACGGCTTCGTGGGCAGGATCATAGACCTGCAGGCGGACAACGGCTATCTGGGAGTCTGGTCCAAGCCCTATCAGCTCACCGGCATAGGCCACAAGTCCATATGCGGCAAGGTGAGCTGGGACCTGTGGAACCACTACCACATCATGCACGGCATGCTGCTGTGGTACGAGGACACCGGGGACCAAAGGGCCCTCGACTGCGCCGTGAAAATGGCCGACTTGGTGTGCGAGAAGTTTCTCGACGACCCCATCCGCCTGGCCTGGACGGACTCCGGCTACTGCAACTGGGCCATAGGCCACTCCATGGCGTATCTGTATAAGATCACCGGGGACGAGAAATACCTGAAGTTCTGCCAAAATATGATCGACAAGGTGTTCCCGGACCCCCACTTCAACCTGAATTTTCTCAACCGCGCCCTGGCCGGCGAAGCCTGGTATCAGAACAACGGAGCGGGAGGCATCCGCTGGGAGGCCCTGCACTCAGCCCTCATCATCCCGGAGATGTATTTCCTCACGGGCAACGAGGACTACAGGACCGCCACTGAAAACATCTTCCACGGCATAGCCCGGTATGACCGGCACAACAACGGCGCCTGGACCAGCATGGAGCAGGCCAACGGCAACCCCTGGGACGTGCGCAGCGAGGAGACCTGCTGCACCATAGCCTGGGAGGCTCTGGGAGTGGAGGCTCTGCGGGCCACCGGCAATTCCCTTTACGCCGACGAGCTGGAGGTGACAGTCTGCAACGCGGCTCTGGGCTTTTTGTCCCGGGACGGCCGGTGGACCAGCTACAACACCCCCATGGACGGCATGGTGGTGCCCTCCGACCCCAACCTGTGGGAGGCCGCCCGCAACAACGGCATAGACTGCTGCACGGTGAACGCCATCAGGGGGCTGGCCATAGTCACCGACTGGGCCCTGATGTCCGGCAAGGAAGGCCCGGCCCTCAACTGGTACGGGGACAGCGTCCTCACGGGCTATTACAAGGATATGCCCGTGACCCTTGAGGTCTCCGGCGGATATCCCCGGAACGGCAGCGTTTCCATAGCCGTGAGCCCCGGCAGCGAGGCCTCCTTTACCCTCTCCCTCAGGATCCCGAGCTGGAGCCGGGAGACCTCCGTGTCGGTGAACGGCCGCAGCGTGAAGGGAGTCAAAAGCGGCGGGTATCTGAAGATAAAAAGAGACTGGCAAAAGGGCGACCGCATCGACATCGGCTTTGACATGAGCCTCAGATATCAGACGGGCCATGAGGAGTCCGAGGGCAAGGTGTGCATATACAGAGGCCCCGTGCTCCTGGCCCTGCAGAAAAAAAGCCCCGCCGACTACGCCCGATACGGGGAAGACTGGCAGGAATGGCTGAGAGCCAGACACCTGCCCTATTTCCACGGCCTGCGCTCGGTGAAGCCAGGCAGCCGCATCAGATATGAGTTTGAAGGAGACTACTGCGCCTGGACCTACAACAGGTTCAACGACGCCGGTATCGCCGACGTGTATATAGACGGCAAATTGGCGGACACGGTGGACCTCTACAGGGAAGGGGTCGATGCCGGAGACCTGTTCGGCTACAACCAGGGCCGCAAGGACCTGTTTCTCTCCACAGTGTGGGAAAAGGAGGGCCTGGGCCCCGGCAGGCACACTCTGGAGATAGAGGTGACAGGCCAAAAGCAGGAGGCCTCCCTGGACTGCGCGGTGAACGTCATAGAGTTCCTGGACCGGCGCTCCGCCCCGGTCATAGACGTCAGCGCCCTCAAAAACGCTGTGGTCAAGGATGATCCGGAGGGCACTCTGGGGATCGCGGTGCAGCTCAGAGACACGGATGGGAACACAGTCACCCTCACGGACTATGACAGCGCCGCCGAGACCGGCTCCTTTTTCGCCACCTGGATCAAGGGGACAGGCCAAAAGGATATGCCCTACGAAAAGGGGAACCCCTTCAGGCTCGACAAATAG
- a CDS encoding glycoside hydrolase family 32 protein, with protein MLFLCVVLTLFAGQVCAAPAENADPLEGAAGLWHFAGGAGSVTTPFDHEISGGVEFYPLPAGEAEESRKRGGDGNAALLQGGYLLLNTYRARRFRPDGDELTLYVRARLEGPPQEGTFFYSDFLSLGVYPCGTKNLAVAFIGARVPGGKNYREVPLALLRGEGWTDLTLTAGNGSIAFWQDGVRLACFPLTHGLAAPFDDDLVLGGFRCLKPDTYETGEPFARFREAAIDTAALWHRVLEPARISALCGGKRLSVKSPDRFDKAVAACNAFYDASCRRSEADCRDAWKVMADLAAEDPARPLWHLTQPFGTIFDPCGAFYYGGRYHVFSYHSIRYTLKYSSLDHYASPDLLHWTGLPIAPMTDADCDVFCIYLLNHFIDDKGDLRALYTAQGKNGKTGVLARSDDGMLSYTDKHTVIGKYHHDGHVFRHNGVWYTITSRLSKGMRPGNLGDPVMLWSSPDLENWREEGEIFCARKDNGTGGFMEFPYLLFYGDRDVLILGGHPVKYWVGRFDWETLKFIPEHEEGMLLDVVSSFHCFNPLCVDDKGPGGSERRLIMALFPGLNNSGPGLLPWACCHAMPRVLTFNGERLCQEPAPEFEALRGPATDTGTLTLRGEYTAATECKALEMSVSFHSLKGRAGLRFLLEDGSEAVAGLDPADGSVGIAGAASMTGSGPGYFSAGDRADLRIFVDRQLLEVFVNGQTCTTSLNSGIREIRIFSDDTAPLSATVWQLSGSALSGVPLSDR; from the coding sequence TTGCTTTTCCTGTGCGTCGTCCTGACGCTTTTTGCCGGGCAGGTCTGCGCCGCCCCTGCAGAGAACGCCGATCCCCTGGAGGGAGCCGCCGGCCTGTGGCACTTTGCCGGCGGAGCGGGCAGCGTGACGACCCCCTTTGACCACGAGATATCCGGCGGCGTGGAGTTTTATCCCCTGCCCGCCGGCGAAGCGGAGGAGTCCCGCAAAAGAGGCGGCGACGGCAACGCCGCCCTCCTGCAGGGCGGATACCTGCTTCTGAATACCTACAGGGCCCGCCGCTTCAGACCCGACGGGGATGAGCTGACCTTATACGTCCGGGCCCGGCTTGAAGGCCCGCCCCAGGAGGGCACCTTCTTCTATTCGGACTTTCTCAGCCTGGGGGTCTATCCCTGCGGGACCAAAAATCTGGCCGTGGCCTTTATCGGAGCCCGGGTCCCCGGGGGCAAAAACTACCGCGAGGTGCCCCTGGCGCTCCTGAGAGGCGAGGGCTGGACCGACCTGACGCTTACCGCGGGGAATGGCAGCATCGCTTTTTGGCAGGACGGAGTCAGGCTGGCCTGTTTTCCTCTCACCCACGGCCTCGCGGCCCCCTTCGATGACGATCTGGTGCTGGGAGGCTTCAGGTGCCTCAAGCCGGACACCTATGAGACCGGCGAGCCCTTTGCCCGTTTTCGCGAGGCCGCCATTGACACCGCGGCCCTGTGGCACAGGGTCCTGGAGCCGGCCCGCATATCCGCCCTGTGCGGCGGCAAGCGGCTTTCCGTCAAGTCCCCGGACCGTTTTGACAAAGCAGTGGCCGCCTGCAACGCTTTTTACGACGCCTCCTGCCGCAGATCCGAAGCAGATTGCCGGGACGCCTGGAAGGTGATGGCAGACCTGGCGGCGGAGGACCCGGCCAGGCCCCTCTGGCACCTGACCCAGCCCTTCGGGACCATCTTCGACCCCTGCGGCGCCTTTTATTACGGCGGACGGTATCACGTGTTTTCGTATCACAGCATACGCTACACCCTGAAATATTCGTCTCTGGACCACTACGCCTCGCCGGACCTGCTGCACTGGACCGGCTTGCCCATAGCCCCCATGACGGATGCGGACTGCGACGTGTTCTGCATATACCTGCTGAATCACTTCATCGACGATAAGGGAGACCTGAGGGCCCTTTACACCGCCCAGGGCAAGAACGGCAAGACCGGAGTCCTGGCCCGGTCCGACGACGGCATGCTGTCCTACACGGACAAGCACACGGTCATCGGCAAATACCACCACGACGGACACGTGTTCCGGCACAACGGCGTCTGGTACACCATCACCTCCAGGCTGAGCAAGGGCATGCGGCCGGGCAATCTGGGAGACCCTGTCATGCTGTGGTCCTCCCCGGACCTGGAGAACTGGCGGGAGGAGGGCGAGATATTCTGCGCCCGGAAGGACAACGGCACGGGAGGCTTTATGGAATTCCCCTACCTGCTCTTTTACGGAGACAGGGACGTGCTCATACTGGGGGGACATCCCGTAAAATACTGGGTGGGCCGCTTTGACTGGGAGACCCTGAAATTTATACCCGAGCATGAGGAGGGCATGCTGCTGGACGTTGTAAGCAGCTTTCACTGCTTCAACCCCCTGTGCGTGGACGACAAGGGACCCGGCGGCTCGGAGCGCCGGCTGATAATGGCCCTGTTTCCGGGGCTGAACAACTCCGGGCCGGGACTGCTGCCCTGGGCCTGCTGCCACGCCATGCCCCGGGTGCTGACCTTCAACGGAGAGCGGCTCTGCCAGGAGCCGGCGCCGGAATTCGAAGCCCTCAGAGGACCGGCAACAGACACCGGGACCCTGACTCTGCGGGGGGAATATACGGCGGCAACGGAGTGCAAGGCCCTGGAAATGTCAGTCAGCTTTCACAGCCTCAAAGGCAGGGCCGGCCTCAGGTTTCTCCTTGAAGACGGCTCGGAAGCGGTTGCCGGGCTGGACCCTGCCGACGGCTCCGTCGGTATCGCCGGCGCCGCCTCCATGACCGGCTCCGGCCCGGGTTATTTTTCTGCGGGAGACAGAGCCGACCTCAGGATATTTGTTGACAGACAGCTGCTGGAGGTGTTTGTGAACGGGCAGACCTGCACCACATCCCTCAACAGCGGCATAAGGGAGATCAGGATATTCTCCGATGACACAGCTCCGCTGTCGGCCACAGTATGGCAGCTGTCCGGCAGCGCGCTCTCAGGCGTCCCGCTTTCTGACAGGTGA
- a CDS encoding family 14 glycosylhydrolase: protein MKDMSYCLGQGGGTDPKITPEEARLWKSLGATSVESYVTWQSAEDAGRDRWDWSVWDSVAETLKAAGLGWVPFLIAGPAYATPAWYRESLGTPCRCAEHGTDSKIESLWSPRIMEYAERFMKAFAGRYDTGGLIESVLLGIQGDYGEAIYSVSGGGWTFELPGEYHNHLGFWCGEEPAREAFRRHIVSKYGTLAAVNKAWKTSFTDESGIAYPFDSEESKADLMRRLPGDPHLRRRWLDFVAWYRLSMTEYAGKWMEAARRAFPDRQIYLCTGGISLPEMGSDFSAQSRTAARYGGGVRITNEGSDYASNFTVTRQVATAGRYYGAYFGFEPASVENETGVAARIYNAAASGADQLHDYAYNMSAKSMQKAQRQSIGALQKRSPAAPAAVFYPSVSLAISPSDWYQRAARLRGFTDYDMLCETLIADGALEKYRILIAFDEPWMEEETARAITEWTEKGGRLLWIGREFSRTVEGRAVVFRDAVRVSGFEDLAGPLEKLLSETQTCWHAVTDNGVYLTQIEPGRYLIFNPSSADKVVFLYKNWLMQTVCARAGAITDYVL from the coding sequence ATGAAAGACATGAGCTATTGTCTCGGACAGGGAGGAGGCACGGACCCGAAGATAACGCCGGAGGAAGCGCGTCTCTGGAAGTCTCTGGGCGCCACCTCCGTGGAAAGCTACGTCACCTGGCAGTCCGCAGAGGACGCCGGCAGGGACCGGTGGGACTGGTCCGTGTGGGACTCCGTGGCGGAGACCCTGAAGGCAGCGGGCCTTGGGTGGGTGCCCTTCCTCATAGCCGGCCCCGCCTACGCCACCCCCGCCTGGTACCGGGAGTCGTTGGGGACCCCCTGCCGCTGCGCGGAGCACGGCACAGACAGCAAGATAGAGAGCCTGTGGTCCCCGCGGATAATGGAATACGCGGAGCGTTTTATGAAGGCCTTTGCCGGGAGATACGACACCGGCGGCCTCATAGAATCGGTGCTCCTGGGCATACAGGGCGACTACGGCGAAGCCATCTACTCCGTGTCGGGAGGAGGCTGGACCTTCGAACTGCCCGGCGAATACCACAACCACCTGGGCTTCTGGTGCGGCGAGGAGCCGGCCCGGGAAGCCTTCCGCCGGCATATAGTCTCAAAATACGGGACTCTTGCCGCGGTCAACAAGGCCTGGAAGACCTCCTTCACCGACGAGAGCGGCATCGCCTACCCCTTTGACAGCGAGGAGAGCAAGGCAGACCTGATGCGCAGGCTCCCCGGAGACCCTCATCTCCGCCGGCGCTGGCTGGACTTTGTGGCATGGTACCGCCTCTCCATGACCGAATATGCCGGCAAATGGATGGAGGCCGCCCGCCGGGCGTTTCCGGACAGGCAGATATATCTGTGCACCGGCGGCATATCCCTGCCGGAAATGGGCTCCGACTTCAGCGCTCAGAGCAGAACAGCGGCCCGATACGGCGGCGGAGTGCGCATCACCAACGAGGGCTCGGACTACGCCTCCAACTTCACGGTCACCCGCCAGGTGGCCACGGCAGGCAGGTATTACGGCGCATATTTCGGCTTTGAGCCCGCCAGCGTCGAAAACGAGACGGGAGTCGCCGCCCGCATTTACAACGCGGCCGCCTCCGGAGCGGACCAGCTCCACGACTACGCCTACAACATGAGCGCCAAGAGCATGCAAAAGGCCCAGCGGCAGAGCATAGGCGCCCTGCAGAAGCGCAGCCCCGCGGCGCCGGCGGCGGTGTTTTACCCCTCCGTCAGCCTGGCCATATCCCCCTCGGACTGGTATCAAAGGGCCGCCAGGCTCAGAGGCTTTACCGACTATGACATGCTCTGCGAGACCCTCATCGCCGACGGCGCTCTGGAGAAATACCGGATACTCATCGCTTTCGACGAGCCCTGGATGGAAGAAGAGACCGCACGGGCCATCACCGAATGGACGGAAAAGGGCGGCCGCCTGCTGTGGATAGGCAGGGAGTTTTCCCGGACCGTGGAGGGCAGGGCCGTCGTCTTCAGGGACGCCGTCCGGGTGAGCGGCTTTGAAGACCTGGCCGGGCCTTTGGAAAAGCTTTTGTCCGAGACACAGACCTGCTGGCACGCCGTGACGGACAACGGCGTGTATCTGACACAGATCGAGCCCGGCAGGTATCTCATATTCAACCCGTCGTCCGCCGACAAGGTGGTATTTCTATACAAAAACTGGCTCATGCAGACCGTCTGCGCCAGGGCGGGGGCTATAACCGACTATGTTTTATAA